The DNA sequence CATGACGGTCTGGCGGCTCTAAAGGCCTCATTCTACAAGCAAGTCAGGGGAAACAATGTCCACACCGTATGACACGTGCAGAGACGCTCTACATAAAAAACCGAAACGCTGGTTAATTACGGGTACCGCTGGCTTTATCGGGTCCAATCTTCTTGAACACCTCCTAAAGCTGGATCAAACTGTCGTTGGGCTGGATAACTTTTCAACGGGAAAACAAAGTAATCTGGACGAAGTAAGGTCACTTGTCACTGCACAACAATGGCAACGCTTCAACTTTATTGAAGGCGACGTCCGCAATCTTCCGACCTGTCAGGCCTCATGCCGAGGTATTGACTATGTGCTCCATCAGGGTGCCTTGGGGTCAGTACCCCGTTCCATAGCCGATCCAATCGCCAGCACGGAGAACAACGTTAACGGTACGCTCAATATGCTGGTCGCGGCCAGGGACAACAAAATCAAGCGTTTTGTTTATGCCTCCAGCAGTTCAGTCTATGGCGACCATCCAGCGCTACCAAAGGTTGAAGAGCATATCGGCAATCCGCTTTCACCCTATGCCGTCTCCAAATTTGTCAATGAGTTACACGCTGCACAGTTTGCCTTACATTATGGTCTTGAGTGCATTGGACTACGCTATTTTAACGTATTCGGCCCGCGTCAAGATCCAAATGGTGCCTATGCAGCTGTTATTCCTAAATGGATTGCCGCCATGATCAAGGGAGAATCTGTAAAGATTAATGGCACCGGCGAAACCAGCCGTGATTTTTGTTATGTTGAGAATGTTGTACAGGCAAATATTTTGGCGGCGACAGTGGTTAATTCTGCAGCAGTCAATCAGATATACAATGTTGCTCTCAACGACCGCACTACTCTCTGTCAACTCTTTGCCAATATTCGTGATCTGTTAGCTGGCGAGTATGCACACCTTGCTGAGTTTAAGCCAGTTTATGGAGATTTTCGCACCGGCGATGTTATGCACTCGCAAGCGGATATAGGCAAAGTCTCGCAGTTGCTAGGCTATGAGCCTGCACATACCATTAAACAAGGCTTAGCCAGTGCTATTGAGTGGTATAAATTTAATTTAATTTAGAATTTTGCCTATGGATCTTCATTTTTTCCGCCTTTTCTGGAGCTAGTGTATGCTACAAAAATTCTTTTATGTATTGATCTTATGCTGTTGTTCCGCTTGTGGAAACGCAGACTCCCAAAGTAGTACGCCCTTTGAAGATGTTAAATTTGCTGAAGATAAAATGAGCCCAATTCTGGTGCCTGGATCTGCTGGGGCGTGGAATGAATTAAAAGCAGACACCGGTGATTCTTTATTGTTCAAGGACAGTAAATGGTGGCTATACCATAGCGGCCAAAACAGTTCTGCTACCAATCTAATTGGTTTACATATCAGCGATGGGCTTTCTTTAGAGGGACCTTGGAATGATTTGCCTAATAATCCTATTCTAGGGCTAGGTAGTCCAGGTGATTGGGACGAAAACGGGGTCGCACATCCCTCCGTCATTGAAAGAAGCGGACAAATCATGATGTATTATTCAGGGTTCGGCTTGGAAGGAGAACAGATCGGATTAGCAAATTCTACGGATGGGGTTTCTTTTACTAAATTTTCTGGGAACCCTGTCGTTAAACTTGGCGGAATGGGTGAATGGGATTCGGGGGGAGTAGACCACCCTTCAATTATTCATGATGGAAAACAATATGTTATGGCATACAGAGGATGGGCATCTGGAACTACTGATATACATAGCTCAATAGGAATTGCTACTAGTTATGATGGTATAAATTGGACTAAAAATCCATCAAACCCGGTATTGCGGCCCGGCCCTCCTGGCTCGTGGGATGACTACGGGGTATTAGCACCTAGGTTATGGTTCGACTCTGGAGTGTATAATATGAATTATAGCGGGAAACCCAATAATACCTTATTAAGTAGCATTGGCCATGCGCAGGCCACCTCACTAGCATCTTGGGTGAAAAGCAACAAAAATCCCATTATATATGCAGGAGACTATTCTTGGCATGAGCTTGAATGGGGGACTAATGTGAAAATAGGGAACGATTGGTTTATGCTTACTACGGCTTGGTATAATGACGGACGTACCGTACTTTGGGTTGGTAAGTTTAGTTAGCTCATTAATTTTGTATCAATAAAGGTGAAAAGGTGTAATAACTGTGCGGCTTGCAACTATACTTGGTAGCCTGACCGGCATAAATGTTCTACTCACGTTTATTTATCAGTGGTATATAGTTACAATAATTGGACCTGGCACTGAGACAGATTCCTTTTTTGCAAGCATGGTCGTCCCCCAACTCATCCTAACAGTAGTCACTGGCTCTTTAATATTTGTTCTAGTACCAATACTCGCAACAGAACAGGATGACTCTTTCCATCAAGAAACGTGGAACTTCTTTTTAGCAATTGGCGTATTGTTCTCCGTAACAACGGTAATACTATACCTAACCACGAATTACTGGGTGCCAATGACTGTACCTGGTTTTTCGCCCCACTCAAAAACCCTTACGATAGCTTTAACGAAAATACAACTTGTTGGCATGCTGTTCACCGCACTTGCAGGAGTTTTGGGCGCGGCATATAATGCAAAGCAGCAATTTGTATGGGTAAGTTTAAGCCCAGTGTTTTCAACGATTATTGGGTTAATCTTTCTCGTTTGCTTACTCCCTCGTATGGGGGTAATGGCAGCAGCATGGGCAATGGTACTTAAAATGTTTATCCAAATGGCATTACTTTTGCCAATTTTGGGTAAGTTTAAAAGGCTTGATTTTGAAAGCATCGCTTTCAAAAAAGCATGGACAAAACTTAAGCCCCTTTTATTAGGGAATACCTATTCAAAAACAGATCAATTGATTGATAGATTTTTGGCTTCTATGGCGCCAATGGGTGAACTTTCCCTTTTGCATTTATCACAACAGATCTATGGCGCCGGGAATCAGGTTATTACCTCTGCCATTGCAAGCCCAATGGTACCATTATTGGCACAGAAGGCCAGTAGTGGCGAGTGGAATACCTTTAAAGATATATCAAAAAAGCGTCTATCAGTTGTGGTATGGCTTACGGGTATTATTTTATTGGTTATCATAGTGATTGGTAGGCCAATTCTAAGTGTCGTTTTTGGTCATGGCCGTTTTTTAGCAGCCCAGTTACAATATTTCTGGCTGATTTTAATAGCACTCGCCGGGGTTTTGATTGGCGGCGCTATGGGGCAAATTCTTTCAACAAGTTTTTATGCTAAAGGAAATACACATACACCGACTAAAATTGGTGTTATCGGATTTAGTATTGGAATTGTCTTAAAGTTGACTGGCTTTAATTTGTTCGGAGTTATTGGTGTTGCACTTGCAAATAGCATATACCTTTTTCTTAACGCATTCATAATGCAATATTATTTAACAAAAAATTTAGAGATACTTATTCATGCACCTAATATCGTATCGAAAACTAGGTTCTAATAACTAAAATGATTAATGTCGCAGCATTAACAACAGGCAAAAATATTCCATCCTCTCGATTTCGTATACGGCAATACATAGAGCCGTTGAGGTCGCTTGGAATTGCTGTACATGATTACTGTCCCTTTTATGACGAAACTATGGGCTTTAAGAAACTATTAAATATTAGGAAGCGGTATGTCCCCCCTCTTGCTTTAGCTCAATTTTTACTCAAAGGTATTGCCCGAGTTCCTGGGATCATTGCGACTCATGCCTCTCAAATCACTTGGATTGAGCGAAATATTTTACCTGGATTTGAATTTCCAGTTTATTTGACCAAGTCTCCAAGAGTTCTTGATGTCGATGATGCTATTTGGATGTCATCCTTTATGTCTGGAACTTCTGCAAAAACATTGGCACGTAGTGTTGATGTTGTCATAGCCGGTAACACCTTTTTAGCAGATTGGTATTCAAATTATTGCCATAAGGTTTACGTGATACCAACGGCAATAGACTGCCATCGTTTTACCCCCCTCCAAAAAACTGATGTAAATACTGATAAACCATTTATTGTTGGTTGGACAGGAACATCCGGCAATTATAAATATTTAAAAATGATAGAAGCCCCATTAAAAAAATTCTTGTTGGGCCACAACAATGCTTATTTATTGATAGTTGCCGATAAACCGCCGAGTAACATAAATATCGATGGTCGTATAAAATTTGTTGAATGGACCCCAGAAATCGAATCATCAATATTGCATAGTTTTGATGTAGGAATCATGCCATTAACTGACGAAGATTGGGCACGAGGAAAATGTAGTTTTAAGTTGTTGCAATATATGGCTTCCGGTCTGCCGGTGATTGCATCACCGGTCGGAATGAACAAGGAAGTTATCAATGATAATGAAAATGGTTTTTTTGCTAACACTTCTAGTGAGTGGGTAGACTCATTAGAGACTTTATTCTCTGATCGGTCTTTGTGTTCACGTTATGGTGAATCTGGTCTTAAAATTGCCCGAGATCGATTTAGCCTTGAATCAAATGCGAAGTTAATAGCAACCATATTTAAGACATTAAGTGACAATTTATGTTAATTACACTTTTTTTTATCTCATTACTTTCTGTTTTAATTTTCCTTTTGTACGTTAAAGAAAAAATAATATATTACACTTTACTATCACCAGTATTTTGCTGCTTAATATCATTTTTAATAGTTTTTATAATGTATCCGTTTGGCATGGATTTTCTTAGAATCAAAACTATTTTAATTCTATTGTCTTTTCTTTTTGCTTTTTTCTGTTCTGAAGCATTTGTACCTAATATTTCAAATGTCAAGAATAAAGATCATAAAACTCAGCACATTGTTAAGAGTAAAGATATAAATAAACTATCAATGTTATTAATACTTATGCAATTAATTGCACTTTTTTCAGCTTATTTAACTCTTATGAAGGCAATAAACTTTGCAAAGTATGATACGGTGCTTTATGCAAGCACATCAATAACATCATCTCAAGCTATAATCAGAGGTGTTATGTCGAATGAAGATTATGGTATTCCAATTTGGCTTAAAATAATCAGTCAGTTTAAATATATAAATTACATAGCGCCATTATTTTTTATGGTACTTTCACATAAATCTACTAAAAATAAGTTTATTTGGTTTTTTTCAACAATATTAGCATGTTGTTATTCTGTATTTTTTTTAGAGAGGAGTGGTATTTTTAGAATTATCGTATTAAATAGCATGTTCTGGTATTACTGGTACAAGCCTAGTATTAAAACTGTAGGATTAAAAATGTTTAGTGCCATAGTTGTGCTGGTACCAGTTTTTAATTTAATTTTATTGCTTCGAGGGCAGGCAGATTCTGGTGGAGGAAATATATACACATACTTTGTTGGCGCATTAGCAGGTTTAGATTCATTTGTGAGTGGAAATACTGGCATAGTAGACAGTCTGTCTTTTAACGAAATTTATGTTACAGCTGGAGGGTATTCTTTTGGAGATGCTCCAATAGGCCAAGAAACCCTGACAGAGCTATTTAAATTTGTTAATAATATATTGCAGCTTGGGTATACTATACAGACTAACCAAGAATATATATATAGTCCTATTCAAACTAACGTTTACACTGCTATTAGAGCCTTCTACCAAGATTATGGATTTTTAGGGATACCTTTTGTATTCATCTTGGGGATTGTAACAAACTATATTCATCGTTATTGTATGAATAATAAGACCATTTGGTCTGGATATATAATAGCATATTTATGTTATGTTGCTATATACTCCGTGATAGCATATAATTTTCTTATTCGTGATATTTTAGTGCCATATATAATTTTGCTCATTCTCACGCATTACACAAAATCGAAAAAATTTATTTTTTGTAGAATAGCAGATATGAAATTAAATTCGTTGAAAGCGTGACTAGAATGTGTGGAATATTAGGGGTAATAAATAGCGGTACAATTGATAGGATCCTAGTTAGCAAAGCGCTTGGGTTGCTTGCTAAAAGAGGACCAGATGATTTTGGAGAATGGCAAGAATCCGGCGTTTATTTTGGGCATCGCAGGTTATCAGTGATTGATTTGGCAAAAACTGGTCACCAACCGATGGTGTCATTTGATCACCGTTTTGTAATAGTCTTTAATGGAGAAATCTATAATTATAAAGAAGTTCGGTGTTTATTAGAACCTTCTGTTAGTAATTGGAATAGCGATAGTGACACGGAAGTAATTTTGGCTGCTTATGCAAAATGGGGGACAAACTGCCTTAAATATTTTCATGGCATGTTTGCTTTTGCCATTTGGGATCGAAAAGATAAAGTACTTTTTGCAGCACGAGATCGCATGGGCATAAAGCCTTTTTATTACCACTATTCTTCATCTTGTTTTGCCTTTTCCTCTAGGCCCCGTTCGTTGTTTTATCTTGAACCTGCATTGTCAAAAGAAATAGACGAGCAGGGGCTTCGATTTTACCTGGAGGCGGGGTATGTGCCGGCTCCTCACTCCATTTACAAAGACGTGCGCAAACTCCCACCCGCTCATTATCTATTAGTTGATAAGAAAGGGTTACGGCTTGAACGATATTGGGATTATCGTCATATTCAGCCAGAATTGTCCTGGGTTCATCGAAGTGAAGAAGAGTTGCTCGATGAACTCGACAGGCTTGTTTCACGGTCGGTTGAATCTCGCTTGATAAGTGATGTACCGCTGGGAGCATTTTTATCGGGTGGAATAGATAGTTCATTGGTCGTGGCGATCATGGCCAAGCGTTTGTCGCAACCGGTTAAAACATTTACTATCGGCTTTGCGGATAAAGCTTATGATGAAAGCTCTCATGCGCTGGCTGTTGCGGAGTGCTTGGGCACAGAGCATCACTGTGAACATCTGCAGGTGAATGACCTTCTCCAACTTCTGCCCACCTTTCAAGAGGAATACGATGAACCCTTTTTCGACAGCTCGGCATTTCCTGTCATGGCGGTATCACGACTAGCGCGTAAACACGTGACTGTAAGCCTTTCTGGCGATGGAGGTGATGAACTTTTTGGTGGATACCACTACTACCAGATTGCTCAGAAGATAAATCATTTTTTCGATCTGCCTCCACAGTTGCGTTCAGTGATTACTTCCTTGATAGAAAGGTTGCCGCAGCATAAGTTTAAACTTTTATCTGGTGCCCTGCGTCAGCCTGATAGAGCATCAGCCTTTGCTTTTTCCAGAAGTATTGCAAAGGATTTTGGAGGAGTGCTTACCCTCGATCTCATTGAGCGAACGAAGAGTATATATGCACTTTTTTCTTCGGCTGCAGAAATTTTCCCGAGGGAGTTGCACCCTAGTGAACAGGGGATGCGACTTGATGCATTCTACACGCTTCCCGATGACTATCTGCAAAAAGTTGATGTTGCAAGCATGGCATTTTCTCTGGAGTCCAGGGACCCGCTGCTTGATCAGGATTTGATAGAATGGGCTATGAAGCTGCCGCTTCAGTGGAAGCTTCGGGGGGGCGTGAACAAATACTTACTCAGGAAATTGGCTTATCGTTACGTACCCCAAAGAATATTAGACCGACCCAAGCAGGGTTTCGGTGTCCCTATTGACAGTTGGTTACGCGGGCCACTTGAGTCATGGGCAGAGGATCGCCTCTATGACAAGACCTTATTTAGCAAGGTTCCTCTTGATCAGTCTGCCGTGCTTGCCCTCTGGAAGATGCATAAATCAGGCAAGCGCAATGTTCATCCATTATTATGGGCAATCCTCATGTTCTTGAATTTTTTTGACCGCTACGGGGCCGAATGAATGGCACGCTAAAATGGACGGCAATCATAATTCCGGGGCCACACACATGAAGATCGTTATCAATGCTTTTTCCGCACGACGCGGAGGCGGACAGACATATCTGCTTAATCTCCTACAATATCTTGAAGATTGTTCAGGACTGGACATTTTCATTTTTTGCCCGGATACTCTGAGGTTCCCTGATCATCCTGCAGTCAAAAGGTTGACTACAAGCTGGCCAATAGAGAACCCTCTTTTACGCGCGTTGTGGGAAAAGTTTGTGTTATCTAAAATCCTTAAGGAAATTGATGCAGATATTCTCTTTTGCCCTGGTGGCCTTATAAACACCAGAGCTCCAAAAAGGTGCAAGACTGTCACCATGTTCAGAAACATGATCCCTTTTGACATGTCAGTTCGCCAAAAATATCCTCTTGGCCTGATGCGGATTAGAAACTGGCTGCTTGAACACTCCATGCTTTCGAGCATGATGAAGGCTGATATGGTGATTTTCATATCCGAATTCGCCCGCAAAGTCATCGAAGAAAAATCCCATGGTCACCTCAGAAAGGCGGTGACAATCCCACATGGTATTAATGACCATTTTAAAATAGACAACCTTCCATCCAAACCCAAATGGTTGCCGGATTGCGAATACCTTCTGTATGTTTCAATTTTTGATGTTTATAAAAATCAGATGGAAGTTGTGCGTGGTTATCATCTGTTGAAGTCTCGGCGCGAGATGAAGGAAAAACTCATTCTGGCTGGACATTGTACTGCAGCATATGCATTAAAGGTGATGGAGGAGATTCAACGTCTTGGTTTGAAGAATGATGTTATCCTGACTGGAAATATCGCCTATCAGGAATTGCCTGCCGCGTATGCCCATGCTAAAATCAACATCTTTGCTTCAACTTGTGAAAATTGTCCGAACATCCTCCTAGAGGCGATGGGGGCTGGACGGCCCCTGTTAATATCTGGCATTCAGCCAATGCCGGAATTTGGTGGTGAGGCAGCAGTTTATTTTGATCCGTTCGATCCAGAAGATTTTGCCAGACAAATAATGTCAATTATTGATGCTCCCGAGGAGTTGGACCGACTTGGACGCATGGTGGCGAAACGCGCAGAGAAGTATGACTGGAAAGAAACTGCCCATCGCACATGGCAAGCAATTAGAGAATTGGCTCTTTCCGGCAAATGAACGCAATTAGAACTGAGGTAAGTATGTTTAAAAACAAAACACTACTGATAACTGGTGGAACCGGTTCATTTGGTAATGCTGTGCTCCGACGTTTTCTCAATACTGGCATTAAGGAAATTCGTGTGTTCAGCCGCGACGAAAAAAAACAGGAAGACATGCGTATCGAACTGAATAGCAGCAAAGTCAAGTTCTATATCGGCGATGTACGCAACTATAACAGCCTGCACTCGGCCATGCATGATGTGGATTATGTCTTCCATGCAGCAGCTCTCAAACAAGTTCCATCCTGCGAATTTTACCCCTTAGAAGCTGTGAGGACCAACATTCTGGGTACAGAGAACATGTTGAATGCGGCGCTAGACAACAAGGTGAAAAAGGTGATTTGCCTAAGTACTGACAAGGCGGTTTACCCGATCAACGCCATGGGTATTTCCAAGGCGATGATGGAAAAGCTGATGGTCGCCAAGGCCCGCACAACAGATACCTCACAAACAATTATTTGTGGCACACGGTATGGTAATGTTATGGCGTCCAGAGGTTCTGTAATTCCTCTCTTCATTAAACAGATTCGTGAGGGTAAGCCGCTAACCGTGACCGATCCCAACATGACCAGATACCTCATGTCGCTTGAAGACGCCGTAGATTTGGTTGTTTACGCCTTTAAAAATGCACGCCAAGGCGATATCTTTGTTCAGAAAGCCTCGGCATCAACGATCATGGATTTAGCGATCGCAGTACGAGAGATTTTCAAAGCCGACAATGAGATCAAGATCATCGGGACCCGGCATGGCGAGAAGCTTTACGAGACCCTTTTGACGCGTGAAGAGAAAAACAAGGCCGAAGATCTTGGGGGGTATTACCGGATTGTACCTGATGGCCGTGATTTGAACTATGGCAAGTACTTCACCGAAGGCGAAGAGAAGATTGCAGAAATCGAGGACTATAATTCTCACAATACCCGCCGGTTGAATGTCGGAGGGGTTAAAGAGTTGTTGTTGAAGCTTGACTATATCCAGCAAGAGCTTGCTGCTTCAGGAATCGGGCAATGAAGACCGTTCTCATAACAGGGTCAGAAGGCTTTATAGGCAAAAATTTGAGGGCAACACTCCAGGGCAGAGAGGATGTGCGCATCATTTGTTTCGATGTGAAGCATGATCACACCAAGCTCCCAGCCCTTCTCTCCCAGGCTGATTTCGTATTTCATCTGGCAGGTGTGAACCGTCCGCAAAATACGGAAGATTTTCGCACCGGAAATACCAGCCTGACTGAGCAGATTTGCCGTTCTCTTGCTAATAGCGGCAAAATTGTACCGATTGCCATAACCTCATCGATCCAGGCTGCCCTGGATAACCTCTACGGGGCCAGCAAACGAGGGGCAGAAGAGGCGGTTTTTTCCTATGGCCGGGAAACCGGAGCGGCAGTGCATGTGTTCCGCCTTCCCAATGTCTTTGGCAAATGGTGCCGTCCCAACTACAACTCTGTCGTTGCAACCTTTTGCAACAACATCGCCAATGGTCTCCCTATTCAGCTCAATGATCCGAATGTAGTGATGAATCTGGTTTACATCGACGACGTTGTGCGAGCATTCGTCTCACTCCTAGATGGCATTGTTGTGATGCGGGATGTTTTTTGTGTTGTAGAACCGGTGCATACCATCAAGTTGGGATATATTGTAGAACTAATCCGCTCCTTCCAAGCAAGTCGTGACCTGAAAAGCATCCCAAACATGGCCGATCCGTTTGTAAAAAAGTTGTACAGTACATATCTCAGTTATCTGCCCAAAAATCAGTTCAGCTATCAACTTAAGATGAATATTGATAAGCGTGGTTCCTTTACCGAGTTTATCAAGACTCCCGATCGTGGGCAGGTGTCGGTCAATATCTCCAAGCCGGGCATTACCAAGGGCAACCACTGGCATCATACCAAAAACGAGAAATTCCTTGTG is a window from the Oryzomonas sagensis genome containing:
- the asnB gene encoding asparagine synthase (glutamine-hydrolyzing), with the protein product MCGILGVINSGTIDRILVSKALGLLAKRGPDDFGEWQESGVYFGHRRLSVIDLAKTGHQPMVSFDHRFVIVFNGEIYNYKEVRCLLEPSVSNWNSDSDTEVILAAYAKWGTNCLKYFHGMFAFAIWDRKDKVLFAARDRMGIKPFYYHYSSSCFAFSSRPRSLFYLEPALSKEIDEQGLRFYLEAGYVPAPHSIYKDVRKLPPAHYLLVDKKGLRLERYWDYRHIQPELSWVHRSEEELLDELDRLVSRSVESRLISDVPLGAFLSGGIDSSLVVAIMAKRLSQPVKTFTIGFADKAYDESSHALAVAECLGTEHHCEHLQVNDLLQLLPTFQEEYDEPFFDSSAFPVMAVSRLARKHVTVSLSGDGGDELFGGYHYYQIAQKINHFFDLPPQLRSVITSLIERLPQHKFKLLSGALRQPDRASAFAFSRSIAKDFGGVLTLDLIERTKSIYALFSSAAEIFPRELHPSEQGMRLDAFYTLPDDYLQKVDVASMAFSLESRDPLLDQDLIEWAMKLPLQWKLRGGVNKYLLRKLAYRYVPQRILDRPKQGFGVPIDSWLRGPLESWAEDRLYDKTLFSKVPLDQSAVLALWKMHKSGKRNVHPLLWAILMFLNFFDRYGAE
- a CDS encoding SDR family oxidoreductase — translated: MSTPYDTCRDALHKKPKRWLITGTAGFIGSNLLEHLLKLDQTVVGLDNFSTGKQSNLDEVRSLVTAQQWQRFNFIEGDVRNLPTCQASCRGIDYVLHQGALGSVPRSIADPIASTENNVNGTLNMLVAARDNKIKRFVYASSSSVYGDHPALPKVEEHIGNPLSPYAVSKFVNELHAAQFALHYGLECIGLRYFNVFGPRQDPNGAYAAVIPKWIAAMIKGESVKINGTGETSRDFCYVENVVQANILAATVVNSAAVNQIYNVALNDRTTLCQLFANIRDLLAGEYAHLAEFKPVYGDFRTGDVMHSQADIGKVSQLLGYEPAHTIKQGLASAIEWYKFNLI
- a CDS encoding O-antigen polymerase; its protein translation is MLITLFFISLLSVLIFLLYVKEKIIYYTLLSPVFCCLISFLIVFIMYPFGMDFLRIKTILILLSFLFAFFCSEAFVPNISNVKNKDHKTQHIVKSKDINKLSMLLILMQLIALFSAYLTLMKAINFAKYDTVLYASTSITSSQAIIRGVMSNEDYGIPIWLKIISQFKYINYIAPLFFMVLSHKSTKNKFIWFFSTILACCYSVFFLERSGIFRIIVLNSMFWYYWYKPSIKTVGLKMFSAIVVLVPVFNLILLLRGQADSGGGNIYTYFVGALAGLDSFVSGNTGIVDSLSFNEIYVTAGGYSFGDAPIGQETLTELFKFVNNILQLGYTIQTNQEYIYSPIQTNVYTAIRAFYQDYGFLGIPFVFILGIVTNYIHRYCMNNKTIWSGYIIAYLCYVAIYSVIAYNFLIRDILVPYIILLILTHYTKSKKFIFCRIADMKLNSLKA
- a CDS encoding glycosyltransferase family 4 protein produces the protein MKIVINAFSARRGGGQTYLLNLLQYLEDCSGLDIFIFCPDTLRFPDHPAVKRLTTSWPIENPLLRALWEKFVLSKILKEIDADILFCPGGLINTRAPKRCKTVTMFRNMIPFDMSVRQKYPLGLMRIRNWLLEHSMLSSMMKADMVIFISEFARKVIEEKSHGHLRKAVTIPHGINDHFKIDNLPSKPKWLPDCEYLLYVSIFDVYKNQMEVVRGYHLLKSRREMKEKLILAGHCTAAYALKVMEEIQRLGLKNDVILTGNIAYQELPAAYAHAKINIFASTCENCPNILLEAMGAGRPLLISGIQPMPEFGGEAAVYFDPFDPEDFARQIMSIIDAPEELDRLGRMVAKRAEKYDWKETAHRTWQAIRELALSGK
- the murJ gene encoding murein biosynthesis integral membrane protein MurJ, which encodes MRLATILGSLTGINVLLTFIYQWYIVTIIGPGTETDSFFASMVVPQLILTVVTGSLIFVLVPILATEQDDSFHQETWNFFLAIGVLFSVTTVILYLTTNYWVPMTVPGFSPHSKTLTIALTKIQLVGMLFTALAGVLGAAYNAKQQFVWVSLSPVFSTIIGLIFLVCLLPRMGVMAAAWAMVLKMFIQMALLLPILGKFKRLDFESIAFKKAWTKLKPLLLGNTYSKTDQLIDRFLASMAPMGELSLLHLSQQIYGAGNQVITSAIASPMVPLLAQKASSGEWNTFKDISKKRLSVVVWLTGIILLVIIVIGRPILSVVFGHGRFLAAQLQYFWLILIALAGVLIGGAMGQILSTSFYAKGNTHTPTKIGVIGFSIGIVLKLTGFNLFGVIGVALANSIYLFLNAFIMQYYLTKNLEILIHAPNIVSKTRF
- a CDS encoding nucleoside-diphosphate sugar epimerase/dehydratase, translating into MFKNKTLLITGGTGSFGNAVLRRFLNTGIKEIRVFSRDEKKQEDMRIELNSSKVKFYIGDVRNYNSLHSAMHDVDYVFHAAALKQVPSCEFYPLEAVRTNILGTENMLNAALDNKVKKVICLSTDKAVYPINAMGISKAMMEKLMVAKARTTDTSQTIICGTRYGNVMASRGSVIPLFIKQIREGKPLTVTDPNMTRYLMSLEDAVDLVVYAFKNARQGDIFVQKASASTIMDLAIAVREIFKADNEIKIIGTRHGEKLYETLLTREEKNKAEDLGGYYRIVPDGRDLNYGKYFTEGEEKIAEIEDYNSHNTRRLNVGGVKELLLKLDYIQQELAASGIGQ
- a CDS encoding glycosyltransferase family 4 protein yields the protein MINVAALTTGKNIPSSRFRIRQYIEPLRSLGIAVHDYCPFYDETMGFKKLLNIRKRYVPPLALAQFLLKGIARVPGIIATHASQITWIERNILPGFEFPVYLTKSPRVLDVDDAIWMSSFMSGTSAKTLARSVDVVIAGNTFLADWYSNYCHKVYVIPTAIDCHRFTPLQKTDVNTDKPFIVGWTGTSGNYKYLKMIEAPLKKFLLGHNNAYLLIVADKPPSNINIDGRIKFVEWTPEIESSILHSFDVGIMPLTDEDWARGKCSFKLLQYMASGLPVIASPVGMNKEVINDNENGFFANTSSEWVDSLETLFSDRSLCSRYGESGLKIARDRFSLESNAKLIATIFKTLSDNLC
- a CDS encoding capsular polysaccharide biosynthesis protein CapF, giving the protein MKTVLITGSEGFIGKNLRATLQGREDVRIICFDVKHDHTKLPALLSQADFVFHLAGVNRPQNTEDFRTGNTSLTEQICRSLANSGKIVPIAITSSIQAALDNLYGASKRGAEEAVFSYGRETGAAVHVFRLPNVFGKWCRPNYNSVVATFCNNIANGLPIQLNDPNVVMNLVYIDDVVRAFVSLLDGIVVMRDVFCVVEPVHTIKLGYIVELIRSFQASRDLKSIPNMADPFVKKLYSTYLSYLPKNQFSYQLKMNIDKRGSFTEFIKTPDRGQVSVNISKPGITKGNHWHHTKNEKFLVVSGQGIIRFRRVGSNDIIEYPVSGDKLEVVDIPTGYTHNISNTGTTDLVTVMWCNEMFDPENPDTFFEPVERGV